In Calothrix sp. PCC 7507, one DNA window encodes the following:
- the recF gene encoding DNA replication/repair protein RecF — protein MYLQNIHLRQFRNYKDQRVDFTAAKTILVGNNAQGKSNLLEAVELLATLRSHRISRDRDLVQEGEDIAQINATLEREAGVSDLTLTIRRNGRRSVAINGESVRRQMDFLGVLNAVQFSSLDLDLVRGGPEGRRHWLDTLLIQLEPVYAHILQQYNQVLRQRNAFLKQNQDSAPSTQHSELALWDAQLATTGTRVIRRRDRAIQRLAPIATAWHASISGSTEVLQVNYSPNVPLEQNHPEELQQAFFTKIQQRAVAELHRGTTLVGPHRDEIELFINQTPARQYGSQGQQRTLVLALKLAELQLIEEVVGEPPLLLLDDVLAELDPSRQNQLLDAIQDRFQTLITTTHLGAFDSQWLKSSQILTVNLGEISLADAF, from the coding sequence ATGTATCTCCAAAACATCCACCTCCGACAGTTTCGCAATTACAAAGACCAAAGGGTTGATTTTACTGCTGCCAAAACGATTTTGGTCGGCAATAATGCTCAGGGAAAGTCCAATTTGTTGGAGGCGGTGGAGTTGTTGGCGACATTGCGATCGCACCGCATATCACGCGATCGCGATTTAGTCCAAGAAGGGGAAGACATCGCTCAAATTAATGCCACTCTAGAGCGAGAAGCTGGTGTCAGCGACCTAACTTTAACCATCCGTCGCAATGGCCGCCGCAGCGTTGCCATTAATGGCGAGTCTGTGCGCCGTCAAATGGACTTTCTCGGCGTTCTCAATGCAGTCCAGTTTTCTAGTTTAGATTTAGATTTGGTGCGTGGTGGCCCGGAAGGTCGTCGTCATTGGCTAGATACGCTCTTAATCCAACTTGAACCTGTTTATGCTCATATTTTGCAGCAATATAATCAGGTTTTGCGACAGCGCAATGCTTTTTTGAAACAAAACCAAGACTCAGCACCCAGCACTCAGCACTCAGAACTGGCTCTGTGGGATGCACAATTAGCCACCACTGGGACAAGGGTAATTAGAAGACGCGATCGCGCCATCCAGCGATTGGCTCCCATTGCTACAGCTTGGCACGCTAGCATTAGCGGTAGTACAGAGGTTCTCCAAGTCAATTACTCACCAAATGTTCCCTTAGAACAAAACCATCCAGAAGAATTACAGCAAGCTTTTTTCACAAAAATTCAACAGCGAGCCGTTGCTGAACTCCACCGAGGTACGACTCTTGTCGGCCCCCATCGTGATGAAATAGAGTTGTTCATTAACCAGACACCCGCTCGTCAATACGGTTCCCAAGGTCAGCAAAGAACTCTGGTACTAGCCTTAAAATTAGCAGAATTACAACTGATAGAAGAAGTAGTGGGAGAACCACCACTGCTACTACTGGATGATGTTTTAGCAGAATTAGACCCATCCCGGCAAAATCAATTACTTGATGCTATTCAAGACCGCTTTCAAACTTTAATTACTACAACTCACTTGGGTGCTTTCGATTCCCAGTGGTTGAAGTCTTCACAAATTCTTACGGTTAATCTGGGAGAAATATCATTAGCAGATGCTTTTTAG